A segment of the Lolium perenne isolate Kyuss_39 chromosome 3, Kyuss_2.0, whole genome shotgun sequence genome:
TCCGTTTGCTAAATATGGCACGGTCAAAGGTGCCTTGCTATGCCACGGTCTAGCTCCAGCCAAAAAGTAGCGAAGGATGGCGAAGTTCGGTATTCCTTTTTCGCCCCACCGATGCATCCGGTCGACGAGTTGCTAGCTCTTTGCACGTattttactactccctccgacccGAAAAACTGGGCGGGCGGGTAATTTTACGAAAACACCCCCGCACTTTTTCACCTGAAGAAATCAATTCCCCTCGTCTCATCCCGTTCCCCATTTCCTCGCCGCCCATTCCCCAtttcgccgccgccggcgccaggCCATCTCCGGTCGCCCACCACCTTCGCCGCGCGACCACAGTCGACCGGTGAGCTACCGCATCCTTCCCATGGCCTGGAAGCTTGGCTACGCAGCCCCTCCACAAACCCTAGCCAAGGCTCATCAAGGCCCCTGTTTTTGGATCCAATTTCGATTCTTTTCGACAGCGGCTGCACAAATCCTCGCCGGCGCCGTCGTCCAGCTCACCGGAGGAGGAGGGTCTGCCGGTCGCCGCGCTCGTGGCCGACAGCTGCCCAGCGCAGCACCCGAGCCCAGCGCAGCGCCCGCGTCCGCCTCAGTCTGGCTTCCTGCGTGCTCCCGGTCGCTGCGGCCCCTCCCCGATGGTTCTCCGTTCTCGCGCCTGCAGGAGCCCTCCCCGATGGTTCCGCTCCTTCCTCTGCGCGCGAGTGCGCCTCCTCCACAACAGCCTGGGAGCTGCTGCTCCCTGTCCAATCCGTCGCCAAGGCCCGAGCCTGCCacggaggagccaggggagttCGCCTAGTCTGCCTCACGGGATTCATTCACCGGGCTTCCCTCAACAGGTGAGCACACGTCTTCtcctcttcctctgcttcttctcccAAGCAGATGCCGGATTAAAGCTTGAGTTGTGACCTGTGATGACCTAGTTGACCACTGGTTAGTTGCCTAGCTAGCTCTAGTTGTTAGAGATACTAACAGGGCACATTTGTAATGTCATGGAACTTGGACATCACATCAGTGCAATTTGTTCGAGATATTAGTGGAAATGTTTCAGGGGCAGTTCATACTTCTGGCTGGACCTGCGGGTAGGCAGGGAAGGAGCTTGATGAATTCGTATTGTAGTTGTCTGACTGCGACATTGCGTTTCTACAGTTTAAACTTGCTTGTGAGCTTGATGGTGCATGCCATTTCTAAGCATTATATTTTTCCTGTTCGTGATTGCAAACATTTGTAGTCAGCACAATCCAGTAAACCATGACTTCAGCCCTCATATTTCTCCTTTCTTGTGCTTTTGCAGACAAGGTGGTAATCGTAAGCCTAACATTCACATGGAGTACTAAAAACTTGTGCTTTCTTGGAGCATGCAACTGTTGATGTCCCTGATTCTTTATTCTTCCTATCCATCTTGTTAACCTTTTTGAAATTGAACTAAAAAAAGCTACGGAGTACCAAGGAAACCAGTGCTAACAtatcagaaaatacttgctgatTTTATGGCCACACAGTTTGAAAGTAGACAGTACATCCTGGCCTAACTGTGCAGTCAATTTGTCAGTTTGTGATTTTATGGCCACACAGTTTGAAAATGGTAACCACTCAATTTGTTTTTTATCATTCAACATTTTCTGAGAGCTTCTATAAATTTGAAAACACTGAAAATGGTAACCACTCAATGTACAGTACTCAATTGCTTCCAACCTTTTCTAATAAGCTGATGTCACTGCCGATTTATTTTTACATTCAGATATATGGACAATATGAGTAACTCTACCTGTTGGGTTTGCATCTGGCATTGTCTGATAAACTATGGATACATGATAAACTATGGATACCTATTTTCTATTGCTTGCTTGCTTGATACTACTCTGTGTGATAGTCCAGTACTAGTTGATACCTTGTAAGTATCATAGGTTGAAAGCTAGAAGAAGGCCTTCAAATAGCGCAACAATGTTGAACTGTATTTTCCTCAATGTTGAACAAATTGCTGTTTAGGATGCCATGGTGTTTGTTTTATGCCTTCCTTGGCCTCTTGTTTGCTCTAGTATCTTCTATTATCGGTTGTTTTCTTGTtttgctcaccttcttctcctcaGGCTTCTCTTGTATTATTGGTTGTTTTCCCTTCCGCTTCTCCTCCTCAGGCTTCTCTTCTTGTATTGCAACTTCAAATTCGCTTACTTGTCTTTCCCGGATGAGATCAAGTTTTTTCTGTAAATAGTAACAGGTAGAGTTACTCATATTGTCCATACTATCTTAAAACAGAAATTACAAGCAATAAGACATGGACATACAATCTTGACTCGTCGCTTTGGACGGACAATGCTTGATGAGTCCTCCAACCATGTGGCATATTCTTTTCCTGTGATAACTAGGTCATCATCCACAATTAATTGGGATCTTCCTTTTATCTTTGATGCTTTCTTTGCTTGTGTAGCCTTGATCTCTTCCTCCTTTAGTTGCATCTCATATTCCTCTATCAACTTTAAGGTTTCTTCATATAGTTCGCTATCAACCTCTAGTGTGTCAGGCAAGTTTCCCTCCTTTATCAGTCTGTCCTTGCCCATGTGAATTAGCTTGTATGTATTTCCACCCTGGTTTTTCATAATCTTCACAAGAACAGACTGCAAGGTGACATACACTTTGGCAAGTGTATTCACGTCATATGCATCGTAAGCTTGTTCTACTGATTCTATCAGTTCTTTGAGAGTATTAGGTGCACTCTCAAATGCCAAGGATTGgattgaactgaagaagcagagaTCTAGAACATTCACATCCGGGGAGTTAGGAGGTTGAAAAGTCAACCTAATATCCAATCCTGAAGCTTTTACGGCGGCTTGAAAAATAGGATCATCAGGCGGAACATGTGTTCTTGCATTGTCCTGTTGTATCCATATGGTTCCCACGTCTCCATCGTCGGGCCATACTTCAACAATTGCTGGAATTACCTTCTCACAGAGGTATTCCCGCATCACGTCTCTAGTAACATTGAGATTCTTTAGCATCAAATCGCCTTTTGTCTGATACTTTGAGTTGTACTTGGCCACATCCTCCATGACGAATGCCCAAATTCCGACCTTTCCGTCAAATGTCATGTTACCTTGTGCATCAAATCTTGGTCTTGCAACCAGACTTAGGAACATCACCTTACCGATGTTGTTATGGTTACGGATAGTGCGAACTGGATCCGGTTCTTGTGGACTTAGGTAATATGTTCGATTACGCTTTGTCATATCAAACCATTTTTCATCCATATGCATTATGTTCCCCATCATTTTGAAGATAAGCTTTGCATCTGTTATTGATGGTTCATCTATCATTGAGATGCAATATAGAAGTCTTTTGAGTCTGTTTTCCAAAGATAGATATGGCTTGAGACTATTAGTATGGCGCCTTAAATCGCCCCATGCCAACCGTCTTTGTAGTGTTGAGAAAGGGACACCAAGGGACCTTGCCAGCGCCCTTAGTGTACCCCTTTGGTTCAGTGGAACTTGAGGAACCCTTTCATCCAGATTAAGCTCTCTCCTCTTTCTTCCACACATCTTCCGATTATTGGAGAAATCAACCACTTCATTCCTGGCCTCTTGATCCATTGCCTTCTTCCATGTCTTCTCGACTGACCGAAGACTTATTCCCAAGAGTTGAGCCACATTTTCTTTATCTGCCTTCACAACAGGTCTATCTTTGCTTAAAGCTTTCAATGCAATATATGAGGCAAATTTGCTTCTCTCTGGCACATCCTTACGGCTCCGCTGCAAATTAcgttcttcttgttcttgttcttgttctgGATTCTGTTCTAGCTCCGcagcttgttcttgttcttgttcgTCTGAAATGTGACCTGGCTGAGcagcttgttcttgttcttgtggAGTATGTGGACTGAAGTTCAGATCCAGAACCATCCCTACATCATCCTCCTCTTCTGGAGGAGTTGAGTTGATATCAATGAGCAGGACCATTTTCGCCTATTATGGACCAGCTGCAGAAAAGAAATCCATGTCATTACAATGTTCCATATTATAAGCATGACTGTAGCATACTACTGATGGTTATTATTGTGTAAGCTCATCTAATCTTCTTGTTCCACTTCAGGTCCGAGGAGGAGCAGTTAGTGGAGAAGCACACAAACATCGCCGCAACTGGTACGACAACTAATCTGATTGTTACCTTACTGTCCATTGCATGAATATCTGCGGTGTTCATCGAAACTAATGGCGCAGTATGACCATGACTATTCCTAGAGCATCGATAAATGCTTTACATACAGTGAGATTCTGGCATGATAATAATGATTCATGGCAGCTACCTAAACTAAGCATTACATGATTACATGGTCTGCAGGATTTTACACTAACTGTTACTTCCTTTCATGCAGATGGAAACTATATTGGAAACTTGCTTTAAGGGAAACTATATTGGAAACTTGCTTTAACTGTGGGGAGGAAGGTCATCAACACCCTCTTGCTGTTGTTGTCATCAAGGCGCCATTTTTCTTCTCTGTTTGCTGAAGTTACTATGTATTGGTTGATGATGACATGGTCACTGTGGTTCTTGTTGGTTGATGATGTACCTGTTCTTAGACTACTTTTTAACAGGCATGTTTGGTCCTTCTTCTTACATGACCATCCTGCTGTTTGTGCACTCCTTGCAGAACATCTCACTTTCAGTCAATGACCTGATGTCTGTGGTTTTCTGTGTGGTCAAGGCTGTAATGGAGGATACCCTATCAGTGCATGGCGCTACTTCCGTCGGAGTGGTGTTCTGACTGACGAGGTATATGATACTCTTCTACTTGGTACCTCTTGAATGTTCTGATCCTCCAAGAATAACTTTTCTGTGTTACTACAATGATACTCCGAAGTTGTAATGAAATTCTGCAATGAAAACTGATCCTCGGAGTAGTTATTTGGTGTTAAAATATGCAATGAAAACTGGATATATCATCAGTTATTAATTCAAGTTGTAATGAAATTCTGCAGTTTGTGAAGGAAGTTTACAGTTGATATATCTCTAGCTCCGAGGAATTATCGCTCGGTGACTTGGGTATGTCCACTCATGCCCTTGACGTGCATGGACCGTGAGCTTCAGTGCTAATCAGTTGATATATCTCTAGCTCCGAGGAATTATTGCTCGGTGACTTGGGTATGTCCACTCAAGTTGTAATGAAATTCTGCAGTTTGTGAAGGAAGTTTACAGGTAAACAATTTTCCTCCATTTGTCTCTGAACATGGACCGTGAGCTTCAGTGCTAATCAGTTTTGTGGTGTCATCTTTTGCCTTGAGATGACCTTGGGAGAAGATCAGCCCGGAAGTTACCTGAGATGCATAAGAAGAGCCTGAGCACTGATGACGACTCGGTGATTCGTGAAGTTACCGAGTACCGGAACCAGAGCTATCCGCGTGGATCCCAGAGAGTGCTCCTTGCTCTCTGAGAAAGAAGATGACAGACAAGATGCAAAATGGAAATGACAGACAAGATGTGCAATGGTAAGCTTCCTGTAGCTTCTTCTCCTTCTGCCAGGTGCAACTTGTAATACTGTTGATACATGCCTAGTAAGGAAGGCTAGTAAGGAGTATTATGGATTGCTTATGGATTTTGGTGCCAAGTTACCCACCTGCTCCCACTGGCAATCTATTCCAGTGTATTTCTGATGTTTTGAGTTTTTTAACACAGCAAGGAAATGACACTGCTCCCAACTGCAGAAACATCTCCATTGTCATATGAGGAGTTGGACCTCGAGCTCGAGGGTGAGGAACACAAAGATGGTAAAGCTGCTAGCTCAATATTAAACCTCATCACAGGCACAGCACGAACAAGAGCTGACGCTGCGCATGACTTCTTGGTTCCAGGGTGCAGGTGGTGGGCTGGCCGCCGGTAGGCGCGTACAGGAAACCAGCGGGCGGTGGGCTATACGTCAAGGTGAGTATGGACGGCGCGCCGTACCTGTGCGCGGTCGCCGGGCAGCAGCGGCGCGCGGTCGCCGGGGAGCAGCGGCGCGCGGTCGTCGGGGAGCAGCGCGCGCGGTCGCCGGGAGCAGCGGCGCAAAGGTCGCCGGGGAGCAGCGGTTGCCGGGGAGCAGCGGTCGCTGGGCCGCCGGGGAACAGCGGCGCGCGGCCGCCGGCGAGCAGCGGCGCGCGGTCGCCAGATGCGAGGAACAGGACGGGAGGACTTGATTGCAAAAGTTTTTAAAATTCTAAGGGGTTTTCTGTAAAATCGAAATAAAACGCCCGCCCGCCCAGTTTTTCGGGTCGGAGGGAgtattttgaaaaataaaaagtaaaaaaacgttgactcttctcattaattaagaagaacaCATTGCCTAGTTTATTAGCTGAAAGCCGAACAAAAACCATCACAACACTCGTTAGCCGTGAAGAAATGACTGTCGTGATGCAATGTGCTGGGTCTTTCACAACTTTATTTGAATTGTTGGTAGCTTTTTGCAATTTACTTTCTTTTACATAAATACAATAGGGAAAACTCCTACTTGTTTTTCATTAAAAAATGTGGAATATGTACATGGTGTATGTCACTAGGACCATATCTCATAATGTATCAAGGCATGCTTGCATGCCTTCCTTAAGACTAGTTCTAGCCATATGCATAGTGAGAGCAAAAACTGTATAAATCTACTAATAAATCTTTGTAAATTCAGAGTATTCTTTTTGCAACTTACTTGAGGTTGGTTAGGGCATCACCATCGGAGCTTTAGTGTCTGGCAATGGCGTCGCACTATCGATGTTGGCTGTAGCGTTACCACATGTTACCTCGTAAATCAATGACGGTTTTAC
Coding sequences within it:
- the LOC139838064 gene encoding uncharacterized protein, coding for MVLLIDINSTPPEEEDDVGMVLDLNFSPHTPQEQEQAAQPGHISDEQEQEQAAELEQNPEQEQEQEERNLQRSRKDVPERSKFASYIALKALSKDRPVVKADKENVAQLLGISLRSVEKTWKKAMDQEARNEVVDFSNNRKMCGRKRRELNLDERVPQVPLNQRGTLRALARSLGVPFSTLQRRLAWGDLRRHTNSLKPYLSLENRLKRLLYCISMIDEPSITDAKLIFKMMGNIMHMDEKWFDMTKRNRTYYLSPQEPDPVRTIRNHNNIGKVMFLSLVARPRFDAQGNMTFDGKVGIWAFVMEDVAKYNSKYQTKGDLMLKNLNVTRDVMREYLCEKVIPAIVEVWPDDGDVGTIWIQQDNARTHVPPDDPIFQAAVKASGLDIRLTFQPPNSPDVNVLDLCFFSSIQSLAFESAPNTLKELIESVEQAYDAYDVNTLAKVYVTLQSVLVKIMKNQGGNTYKLIHMGKDRLIKEGNLPDTLEVDSELYEETLKLIEEYEMQLKEEEIKATQAKKASKIKGRSQLIVDDDLVITGKEYATWLEDSSSIVRPKRRVKIKKLDLIRERQVSEFEVAIQEEKPEEEKRKGKQPIIQEKPEEKKVSKTRKQPIIEDTRANKRPRKA